A single Corynebacterium stationis DNA region contains:
- a CDS encoding glycosyltransferase family 4 protein: MRIGLVCPYSFDEPGGVQAHMLDLATVFIDQGHFVQVLGPASAETDVPDFVVKGGGSIPISYNGSVARLSIGPQVTRRVKEFIRDGDFDVLHIHEPNSPSYSMRALSIAEGPIVATYHASAASSRLLQLARPVLSPMLEKIRGGIAVSEMARRWQVEQLGGDPILIPNGVDTSVYAAALQHSAAASNNAGDATQRPLEIVFLGRLDESRKGLDVLLDALEHIDRPIRVTVMGGGHARSRSGVDFVGRVSDLDKARILGRADIYVAPNRGGESFGIVLVEAMAAGCAVVASDLEAFAAVCNVEAEQPAGLLFKNGDARDLAAKITRLIDDEHERRALISAGIQRAEQYDWDHVAAAVMQVYETVQDGTKVRVG; the protein is encoded by the coding sequence GTGCGAATTGGTTTAGTGTGCCCGTATTCCTTCGACGAACCAGGCGGAGTTCAAGCGCATATGCTTGACCTTGCCACGGTTTTTATTGACCAGGGCCATTTTGTGCAGGTTCTGGGTCCGGCTTCAGCAGAGACCGATGTCCCGGACTTTGTTGTTAAAGGTGGCGGCTCCATCCCGATTTCTTATAACGGGTCTGTCGCGCGGCTTTCTATCGGACCGCAGGTTACTCGCCGCGTAAAAGAATTCATTCGTGATGGCGACTTTGATGTCTTGCATATTCACGAGCCAAATTCCCCGAGCTACTCCATGCGGGCTCTGAGCATCGCTGAGGGGCCGATTGTTGCTACGTATCATGCTTCTGCGGCGAGCTCACGCCTTTTGCAGTTGGCGCGTCCGGTCCTCAGCCCGATGTTGGAAAAAATTCGCGGGGGCATTGCTGTCTCGGAGATGGCGCGGCGTTGGCAGGTCGAACAACTGGGCGGCGATCCGATCTTGATTCCTAATGGCGTGGATACCTCGGTATACGCAGCGGCGCTCCAACATAGCGCCGCTGCGTCTAACAACGCAGGCGACGCTACTCAACGACCCCTGGAGATTGTATTCTTGGGCCGCCTTGATGAATCACGCAAGGGGCTTGATGTTCTCTTGGATGCGCTTGAGCACATCGATCGTCCCATCCGCGTAACTGTGATGGGGGGAGGCCATGCCCGGTCGCGCTCTGGCGTGGATTTTGTCGGGCGTGTTTCCGATCTAGATAAAGCTCGGATTCTGGGCCGCGCGGATATCTACGTGGCGCCGAATCGCGGTGGCGAGTCCTTTGGCATTGTCCTGGTTGAGGCGATGGCCGCGGGGTGCGCTGTAGTTGCCAGTGATTTAGAAGCGTTTGCGGCAGTGTGCAATGTGGAGGCTGAACAGCCTGCCGGCTTGCTGTTTAAAAATGGCGATGCCCGCGACTTGGCTGCAAAGATTACGCGGCTTATCGATGATGAGCACGAACGCCGTGCCCTGATCTCCGCAGGTATCCAGCGTGCCGAGCAATATGACTGGGACCATGTCGCAGCCGCGGTGATGCAGGTCTATGAAACTGTCCAAGACGGAACTAAAGTTCGGGTCGGCTAA
- a CDS encoding phosphatidylinositol mannoside acyltransferase has translation MKIKDDISAAGYFAGWSLVKHLPVPLAEWLFNKVADKVSHDGAGMEQLRRNLMRIVGPENVTRELVRDSMRSYMRYWMEAFRLQSLSQDADLHRQLLAGLEGKELLDASLNSPKGTILALTHSGNWDMAGVFLVGYNGPFTTVAERVKPESLFRAFVDYRQALGFKVIALTGGEQPPYEQLKQALEAGEVVCLLSERDLTRHGVEVDFFGEPCNMATGPARLAQETGAHLHAVHCFFHDDNDDESGASVAGGSPRWGMTVSEPIEVDDIKTTTQSLARHFEKFLRRRPQDWHMLQPQWNVDIEQRRLRRAERESREENQAARQKKKGRK, from the coding sequence ATGAAAATTAAGGACGATATTTCTGCCGCCGGCTATTTTGCTGGGTGGAGCCTGGTCAAGCACCTGCCTGTGCCACTAGCCGAATGGCTCTTTAACAAGGTGGCAGATAAGGTCTCGCACGATGGCGCAGGGATGGAACAGCTACGCCGCAATTTGATGCGCATAGTGGGGCCGGAAAACGTAACCCGTGAACTAGTGCGGGATTCCATGCGTTCTTATATGCGCTATTGGATGGAAGCATTTCGCTTGCAGTCCTTATCGCAGGATGCAGATTTGCATCGTCAACTGCTAGCAGGGCTTGAGGGCAAAGAGCTTCTTGATGCCTCCTTGAATTCACCTAAGGGCACCATTCTGGCGCTGACCCACAGTGGGAACTGGGACATGGCTGGCGTATTTTTGGTGGGCTATAATGGCCCTTTCACCACTGTCGCAGAACGTGTCAAGCCGGAAAGCTTGTTTAGAGCCTTCGTGGATTACCGACAGGCGCTTGGTTTTAAGGTCATAGCTCTGACCGGTGGTGAGCAGCCGCCTTATGAGCAGCTGAAGCAAGCGTTAGAAGCAGGGGAAGTGGTGTGTCTGCTTTCCGAGCGCGATTTAACGCGGCATGGCGTGGAGGTAGATTTCTTCGGCGAGCCGTGCAATATGGCCACAGGTCCTGCACGTTTAGCGCAGGAGACAGGTGCTCATCTGCACGCTGTCCATTGCTTTTTTCACGACGACAACGACGATGAGTCTGGTGCATCAGTTGCAGGTGGCAGCCCGCGGTGGGGTATGACGGTCTCGGAACCGATTGAGGTCGACGACATCAAGACAACAACGCAAAGCCTTGCTCGGCACTTCGAAAAATTCCTCCGCCGCCGGCCTCAAGATTGGCACATGCTGCAACCGCAGTGGAATGTCGATATTGAACAACGCCGGCTCAGGCGCGCGGAGCGCGAGAGCCGTGAGGAAAACCAAGCTGCGCGGCAGAAGAAAAAGGGGAGGAAATAG
- a CDS encoding glycosyltransferase 87 family protein: MPVLRRLFATIPVIWTAWVIARIMLGFIIFRDHSPRGDVAYYFYGILGNDPSMMTEYPHAGTWPVEVLTALIGDHIDAFYIAFVLMCMLVDALFLALVLSNHHANPRVWIAGWFWIFFGTLTGQVFYMRLDIFPALTVAAAAACLVRWPNIASALLAFATTMKLWPGVLAAGLVGRFSNRKSWLRLLSFFTALVALCAITVVTSGWQRLLSPLTYQSDRGLQIESVFATPFVYQAFYEPTRWEMGYAESKSFEISGPGVDQAIAWSTYSMSAVIAFALAWALWRFLAGGWNPRSTIAFFGVMILLLIITNKVFSPQYIVWFAPLLAVALRQPQMSEHQLKHPRTHRAISILMVSLAVLTLVTAALGSYVYPSNYNFIWAQVGVEFAPVAALALRNLLIVIMAALALCWLALETWCEARAQSKHSAAQQHLAEAPVAMDARD, from the coding sequence ATGCCAGTTCTAAGGCGTCTATTCGCTACCATTCCAGTGATTTGGACCGCGTGGGTAATAGCCCGCATCATGTTGGGCTTTATCATTTTCCGCGATCATTCCCCGCGCGGAGATGTTGCTTATTACTTCTATGGCATCTTGGGCAATGATCCCTCCATGATGACTGAGTACCCGCATGCGGGTACTTGGCCAGTGGAGGTTCTCACTGCACTCATCGGCGATCATATCGATGCTTTCTACATCGCTTTTGTTCTGATGTGCATGCTTGTCGATGCCCTATTCCTCGCTCTTGTCCTAAGCAATCACCACGCAAACCCACGGGTATGGATTGCTGGCTGGTTCTGGATCTTCTTTGGCACCTTGACCGGCCAAGTCTTCTACATGCGGCTCGATATTTTCCCAGCCCTTACGGTCGCGGCTGCTGCGGCGTGCTTGGTGAGGTGGCCTAATATTGCTTCAGCGCTGCTGGCTTTTGCGACCACGATGAAGCTCTGGCCAGGCGTTCTAGCTGCCGGTCTCGTCGGGCGCTTTAGCAACCGCAAGTCATGGTTGAGGTTGTTGAGCTTTTTCACCGCGCTTGTCGCGTTGTGCGCCATCACGGTTGTAACCAGCGGGTGGCAGCGTCTTTTAAGCCCCTTGACCTATCAAAGCGATCGCGGTTTGCAGATTGAATCCGTATTCGCCACGCCTTTTGTTTACCAGGCCTTTTATGAGCCAACGCGGTGGGAAATGGGCTATGCCGAATCAAAAAGTTTTGAAATCTCCGGCCCCGGCGTCGATCAAGCCATTGCTTGGTCCACTTATTCCATGTCCGCCGTTATAGCTTTCGCTTTGGCCTGGGCACTGTGGCGTTTTCTGGCTGGTGGTTGGAATCCACGGAGCACCATCGCCTTTTTCGGCGTGATGATTTTACTGCTGATTATCACCAATAAAGTCTTTTCCCCGCAGTACATTGTTTGGTTCGCGCCGCTGCTCGCAGTTGCACTACGCCAGCCGCAGATGTCTGAGCACCAGCTCAAACATCCTAGAACTCACCGGGCAATTTCCATCCTCATGGTGTCCTTAGCTGTACTAACGCTCGTAACTGCCGCTTTAGGCAGTTACGTCTATCCCAGCAACTACAACTTTATTTGGGCCCAGGTGGGTGTCGAGTTCGCACCTGTGGCAGCACTCGCGCTGCGCAATCTTCTCATCGTTATTATGGCTGCGCTTGCGCTATGCTGGCTCGCGCTCGAAACATGGTGCGAAGCTCGTGCACAATCCAAACATTCTGCTGCGCAGCAGCATCTGGCGGAAGCGCCAGTTGCTATGGACGCTCGAGACTAA
- the pgsA gene encoding phosphatidylinositol phosphate synthase, which yields MLSVHGRKPAAVVVEPVARGFLKVGLTPNAVTIIGTFVTIAITVTLIPSGHLFAAAVFSGIFAAFDMVDGTMARLTGGATKFGATLDASCDRITDGALFAAIIWYLIYFDNAHPATIFAALVVLVTSQVISYVKARGEASGFSMIGGLIERPERLILGLVGIGLEGLGVPYILPVCLWLLAIGSIFTVYQRLMQAYKQDRQENPKAPGAKTA from the coding sequence GTGCTTAGCGTGCACGGGCGCAAGCCCGCAGCAGTGGTTGTCGAACCAGTCGCCCGCGGATTCCTCAAAGTAGGACTAACGCCTAATGCAGTAACTATCATCGGCACCTTTGTCACTATCGCAATTACCGTGACGCTCATTCCGAGTGGCCATCTTTTTGCCGCGGCAGTATTTTCCGGAATCTTCGCGGCCTTCGACATGGTCGATGGCACTATGGCGCGTTTAACCGGTGGGGCTACAAAATTTGGTGCAACGCTTGATGCTAGTTGTGACCGGATTACCGACGGTGCTCTTTTCGCTGCCATTATCTGGTACCTCATCTACTTCGACAATGCGCATCCCGCAACCATCTTTGCAGCACTTGTGGTCTTGGTGACATCCCAGGTCATCTCCTATGTCAAAGCCCGCGGTGAAGCATCAGGCTTTTCGATGATCGGTGGGCTCATCGAACGTCCGGAGCGCTTGATTCTCGGATTGGTTGGTATTGGCCTCGAAGGACTTGGCGTTCCTTATATTCTTCCGGTGTGCCTGTGGTTGTTGGCTATCGGTTCGATTTTTACCGTTTATCAGCGGTTGATGCAGGCGTATAAGCAAGATAGGCAGGAAAACCCTAAAGCGCCAGGTGCCAAAACAGCTTAA